The sequence below is a genomic window from Candidatus Cloacimonadota bacterium.
CTATTTTGTTGGACTTGAGATTTTTATTCCTATCATCGTAATTTTGATCTCGGTTATAACAGGAATTTTTTTCTTGATCCGAAAAAGAATCGAATTTTATTCATTTTATCATAAATTTAATCATTCCAAAAGATCACATAAAATAAACAGAAAAAAATGCGGTTACTTAAGAAATCTCCAAATCCAGTAGGAATTAATTGAATGTTAATATCACTAATGAAAAACAAGATCTTCAATCACGAAGATATGTTATTGATCGTTACTATCGTAAATAAACTAATTGAAATGTTAACTTTTAAAAAACCCTTAAAAAAAAATAAAAAAGGAGAATTATTATGAAAAAGGGAATTATCTTAATTGTTATCGCTGTTTTTATCAGCCAGTTAATGGCTGCACCTTCTCTCGATGTGAGAGAACCTCCGGTTACCGATGTCTGGGATTGGACAGGACCTATAGTTGATCCGGATGCTTTAAACGGACAATGGTTTAGAGACAATACTACTTTCCAAGAAGAATTCCGAACCCATGAATTTTATGACAATGTCGAAGGATCCGGTGGTGGAACGATGAGTTGTTTTGCTATCGAGGGTTATGTCATTATGATCCAATATCAAGCAGGAAATATTATAGCCTTTGATATTGAAGCAACCATAACTAACGATACACCTGCATATTCGGAATGGGCTGATGGCAGCAACAGTCATGATGAATTTTTAAGTACTCAAGATCAATATGAAGGAACTTTATGGGATACAAAATTAACTGCTGAATTTGCCCTTAATCAATTTATGCAAATGCCGTCAATGTGGACAGGACCATATCGTGACAGACAGGAATATATTGTTGCTGTAAATGAAGATCAGGAAGCCTGGTATTGCTGGACTCCTGATAATCCGGAACCTGATCTGATCCCGTGGGGAGATTATTATGTTCCCACCTGGGATTTTGGTGATATTCCTCCGGGTATGTCTTCCACCAGAACTTTACAATTTACATGTGCAGGTGCAGGAATTCCTCCGGCAGATACTCGATATAATGTTATTGTAAATAGTTATGACTTTCATGAAGATGTTCTCTTGAACAGGACAACATCCCTGAAAATCAGTACCTGGATAGATGAGATCTATACTGATATCTGTCAGCCGTATCCTCAATATCCGGAAGGACCGCTTCGTGCCAGCGATTGTTCCGTATTTCATAACATAAATCCTGAAAATCCGGTCGAACTTTCATCCTTCACCGCAACTTATACTACAGACGGACCAACTCTCGGCTGGGTAACACAATCGGAAGTTGATAACATAGGTTGGAATGTATATCGCGCCAATACGGGGAATTTCGATGAATCCGACCAGATCAATGGAAATCTTATCGCAGGTGCGGGAACTACATACGAACCAACCGAATACATTTACATCGATGAAAGTCAACTCCAAGTGGACAATACCTATTATTACTGGGTTGAGAATAGAGATGCAGCAGGTATGACCGAAACTTACGGTCCGATCTCTCTGACAATTCCCGATAATAACGGAGAAAGTCCTGATGCTCCGATCATTGAAGGAAGCATTCGCAACTATCCTAATCCGTTCTATCCCACCACAGAGATCAGCTTTATGATGAATGAACCGGGTCAGGTGGAAGTTACGATCTTCA
It includes:
- a CDS encoding T9SS type A sorting domain-containing protein, producing the protein MKKGIILIVIAVFISQLMAAPSLDVREPPVTDVWDWTGPIVDPDALNGQWFRDNTTFQEEFRTHEFYDNVEGSGGGTMSCFAIEGYVIMIQYQAGNIIAFDIEATITNDTPAYSEWADGSNSHDEFLSTQDQYEGTLWDTKLTAEFALNQFMQMPSMWTGPYRDRQEYIVAVNEDQEAWYCWTPDNPEPDLIPWGDYYVPTWDFGDIPPGMSSTRTLQFTCAGAGIPPADTRYNVIVNSYDFHEDVLLNRTTSLKISTWIDEIYTDICQPYPQYPEGPLRASDCSVFHNINPENPVELSSFTATYTTDGPTLGWVTQSEVDNIGWNVYRANTGNFDESDQINGNLIAGAGTTYEPTEYIYIDESQLQVDNTYYYWVENRDAAGMTETYGPISLTIPDNNGESPDAPIIEGSIRNYPNPFYPTTEISFMMNEPGQVEVTIFNSKGQMVTTLFNGYYDEETFNVAWNGRDNSGKEVTSGVYMYVIKTDSGTYSRKMVITK